CTTATCAAATTGTAGAAAAAGAAATTGTAGCAGATGATCATGCTATTGTTTTATTAGATGACATTACAACGAAAGATGCAGCTCAACGATTGTCGAACAAAACAATTAAAGTAGATGCAAAAAACATCCAAGAAAAAAATCCAACAAAAGAATTATTAGCATTAGTTGGATATACACTAAAAGACAAAACTTCTAAAACAAATATCATTATTCAAGATATCATAGAATATCCAAGTCAGCTAATGATAAAAAGTACACACAACAACAATGAAATACTACTTCCATTGCATCCAGACTTTGTTCAATCCATTAATCATAAAACAAAAACAATTGTAGTAACTTTGCCAGAAGGCATTATAGACTTACAATTATGAGAATAGATATTATAGCAGCAGTTCCTAACTTATTAAATAGTTTTTTTGAACACTCTATTTTAAAGAGAGCAGCAAACAATAATTTATTGTCTATTCATTTACACGATTTACGAGATTATACACAATACAAGCATCAACAAATAGACGACTACCAATATGGTGGTGGTGCAGGAATGGTATTAATGATAGAACCAATCATCAATTGTATCAATCAACTAAAAGAAAAAAATGCGTACGACGAAATTATTTTTCTAACGCCAGATGGTGAATTGTTCCATCAAGCAATGGCAAACCAATTGTCTTTATATAAAAACCTAATTTTATTGTGTGGACATTATAAAGGCATCGATGAAAGAGTTAGAGAACACATTATTACCAAAGAAATTTCTATAGGTGATTTTGTTTTATCTGGTGGCGAAA
Above is a genomic segment from Chitinophagales bacterium containing:
- the trmD gene encoding tRNA (guanosine(37)-N1)-methyltransferase TrmD, with the protein product MRIDIIAAVPNLLNSFFEHSILKRAANNNLLSIHLHDLRDYTQYKHQQIDDYQYGGGAGMVLMIEPIINCINQLKEKNAYDEIIFLTPDGELFHQAMANQLSLYKNLILLCGHYKGIDERVREHIITKEISIGDFVLSGGEIAAAIVADAVGRLIPGVLNNETSALSDSFQDNLLAPPVYTRPSAYNGWKVPEVLLSGNDKLIDDWRYQQSLQRTKERRPELYKKLDIN